A genome region from Anopheles stephensi strain Indian chromosome 2, UCI_ANSTEP_V1.0, whole genome shotgun sequence includes the following:
- the LOC118502465 gene encoding uncharacterized protein LOC118502465, with product MTSEGTLVDLDFGDTSHSQPASTTVVTSNGLATSILAAANGSVSNDLRPSETSPHATLLEKVNQLTIVPGAPELRQQQQPASSNGERDGQQDAIVSDLLLPCTVPLFGGAAADNKQSVNSQSSSRLSASSASTVATNVVDVGDGTPLVLPDVSFEGITLDSGIDRESQPLLGSRDHEITYNQFPDDPHFSDLVYSAEIAIDAGIYPERIYQGSSGSYFVKNPAKKVVAVFKPKDEEPYGRLNPKWTKWMHKLCCPCCFGRACLIPNQGYLSEAGASLVDQKLNLNIVPKTRVVRLVSETFNYPRIDRQKARIKKTIKERIPAARFNRMSLPPKTGSFQLFVDGYKDADYWLRRFEQEPLPTRLGQKFQLQFERLVVLDYIIRNTDRGNDNWLIKYDQPSIVPTSPTAASPNGGLANGASGAYIPRSSSRLEMMEHTDWNLVQLPEIRIAAIDNGLAFPFKHPDSWRAYPYHWAWLPQAKQPFSQDIKDLVLPSLSDPNFCEELCNELYELFKQDKGFDRGLFERQMSVMRGQMLNLTQALKDGKSPVQLVQMPAVIVERSKVNPGSSRFFSFQQRFQNKSPFFSWSTTSDESPKRQHERGGGGGPSGTSHHRAFYYFGIRPLSVSFFGSIGGFFFARRAPLQTPIVQILMAETILEHVASDGVCSVQAEDPCAAAVYCGSEQVPLGSEIPCRSTLPTGPCVENPDIVCLNPPYSDGANCCAGPSEQPVTIVDDCAGVPADCATEMPQCCNCACGRPGCVPTKRVRYVQPPKRESCKPIVTYKPPEVEFGGDSVYKTSFNADPQLVVNARPLAIKPQCHLVPHPGSLEKTTTTALSYPGYNNVDRAQPIVPTGNQLIQPGPLQEMTTSRHDYVAKTTPKRYKIVPASHMHVHSAPFEKQTMNKLSYSCPNMASFEPARSCKPLREYERPEIPMQSETTSKLSYGPICPPPKEDVPWARRACYQPPDVPMDNETTYKRSFMPGCANERVKMVLPYNNLSVAAGSGFESKTVYKESYHSATCGERPPPIRPTAHLRVPNQKLEDDTVYKTSFATHCHAERPAPILPRPAPLIGDGPMQEMTTQRHDFVCKGQARRDPIVPQGSLAMPTGRVESATVNRLTYTSNKENMVPTKSCKPIVTYKRPEEPMESDTTQKLSYMPVCPPPKEQYPWAQRARYQPPNMPMDSMTVQKYSYAPPGQYVEEPCSSTAGCCQSCNPAAVNCCATVDTACNGVSYPRAAIVK from the exons ATGACCTCCGAAGGAACGCTTGTGGATCTGGACTTCGGAGACACAAGCCACAGTCAGCCCGCTAGTACCACCGTCGTCACATCAAACGGACTCGCTACTTCGATCCTTGCGGCCGCAAACGGATCGGTGAGCAACGACCTAAGACCGTCTGAAACTAGCCCACACGCGACGCTACTTGAAAAGGTGAATCAGCTAACGATCGTGCCCGGTGCACCCGAACtacgacaacaacagcaaccagcATCGAGCAACGGTGAACGAGACGGGCAGCAAGATGCGATCGTGAGCGACCTGTTACTGCCGTGCACTGTACCGTTGTTTGGTGGCGCCGCGGCAGACAATAAGCAGAGCGTGAACAGCCAAAGTTCGTCGCGGCTGTCTGCATCTTCAGCCTCGACCGTGGCCACCAACGTAGTGGACGTCGGGGACGGTACGCCGCTCGTGCTACCGGACGTTAGCTTCGAAGGCATCACGCTGGATTCCGGAATCGATCGGGAATCGCAACCCCTGCTGGGGTCGCGCGATCATGAGATTACCTACAACCAATTTCCCG atGATCCTCACTTCAGTGATCTAGTATACTCTGCAGAGATAGCGATCGATGCTGGCATCTATCCGGAACGTATCTACCAGGGAAGCAGTGGGTCGTACTTTGTGAAGAATCCCGCCAAA AAAGTGGTCGCCGTTTTCAAACCAAAAGATGAAGAACCGTACGGAAGGTTAAATCCCAAGTGGACCAAATGGATGCACAAACTGTGCTGTCCGTGCTGTTTTGGACGCGCCTGTCTGATACCGAACCAAGG GTATCTGTCGGAAGCCGGAGCTAGTCTAGTGGACCAAAAACTAAATCTAAACATCGTGCCGAAGACACGCGTCGTGCGGCTCGTCTCGGAAACGTTCAACTACCCGCGCATCGATCGGCAAAAGGCACGCATCAAGAAAACGATCAAGGAGCGCATCCCGGCGGCCCGCTTCAATCGCATGTCGCTCCCACCGAAGACCGGCTCGTTTCAGCTGTTTGTCGACGGGTACAAGGATGCCGATTACTGGTTGCGCCGGTTCGAGCAGGAACCGCTGCCGACGCGGCTCGGCCAAAAGTTTCAGCTCCAGTTCGAGCGGCTGGTCGTGCTGGATTACATTATACGCAACACGGACCGGGGCAATGATAATTGGCTGATCAAGTACGATCAGCCATCGATCGTGCCGACCAGCCCGACGGCCGCGAGTCCGAACGGCGGGCTGGCGAACGGGGCGAGCGGAGCGTATATCccgcgcagcagcagccggctGGAGATGATGGAGCACACGGACTGGAATCTGGTGCAGCTGCCCGAAATACGGATCGCGGCAATCGATAACGGGCTTGCGTTTCCCTTCAAGCATCCGGATTCATGGCGTGCCTACCCGTACCATTGGGCCTGGTTGCCGCAGGCGAAGCAACCGTTCAGCCAGGACATCAAGGATCTGGTGCTGCCCTCGCTGTCCGATCCGAACTTCTGCGAGGAGCTGTGCAACGAGCTGTACGAGCTGTTCAAGCAGGACAAGGGCTTCGACCGCGGTCTGTTCGAGCGGCAGATGTCTGTGATGCGCGGTCAGATGCTCAATCTGACCCAAGCTTTAAAGGACGGCAAGAGCCCGGTACAGCTGGTCCAGATGCCGGCCGTCATCGTCGAGAG ATCGAAGGTTAATCCGGGATCGTCGAGATTTTTCTCATTCCAGCAGCGCTTCCAAAACAAGAGTCCGTTCTTTTCCTGGT CGACGACTTCCGACGAGAGCCCGAAACGACAGCATgagcgtggtggtggtggtggtccgtcGGGAACGAGCCATCATCGAGCCTTTTACTATTTCGGCATTCGGCCGCTTTCAGTTTCGTTTTTTGGTTCGATCG gagggtttttttttgccaggaGGGCACCGCTCCAAACTCCCATTGTTCAAATCCTGATGGCCGAAACAATACTCGAACACGTGGCGTCGGAcgg CGTGTGCTCAGTGCAGGCAGAGGATCCGTGTGCAGCCGCTGTCTACTGTGGCAGTGAGCAAGTTCCATTAGGGTCCGAGATTCCCTGCCGTTCAACACTGCCGACCGGGCCGTGTGTTGAAAATCCGGATATCGTGTGCCTAAATCCGCCGTACTCCGACGGGGCCAACTGTTGTGCCGGACCGAGCGAACAGCCCGTAACCATCGTAGACGATTGTGCTGGTGTACCGGCCGACTGTGCTACCGAGATGCCGCAATGTTGTAATTGTGCCTGCGGCAGGCCAGGATGCGTGCCTACGAAGCGTGTG CGCTACGTTCAGCCGCCGAAACGGGAATCCTGCAAACCGATCGTCACGTACAAACCGCCCGAGGTGGAATTTGGAGGCGATTCGGTGTACAAAACGTCCTTCAACGCGGATCCGCAGCTCGTGGTCAATGCGCGCCCGCTGGCAATCAAACCGCAGTGCCATCTGGTGCCACATCCCGGAAGCTTGGAGAAGACCACTACTACAGCG CTCTCCTACCCTGGTTACAACAATGTAGATCGAGCGCAACCGATCGTTCCGACCGGCAATCAGCTGATACAGCCGGGACCGTTACAGGAGATGACCACCAGCCGGCATGATTATGTGGCGAAAACGACACCCAAGCGGTACAAAATCGTTCCTGCCAGCCATATGCACGTGCACAGTGCACCGTTCGAGAAGCAAACGATGAACAAGCTGTCCTACAGCTGCCCCAACATGGCCAGCTTTGAGCCGGCACGCTCCTGCAAACCGTTGCGCGAGTACGAACGTCCCGAGA tTCCGATGCAATCGGAAACAACGTCAAAGCTCAGCTACGGTCCGATCTGTCCACCGCCAAAGGAAGACGTGCCGTGGGCACGGCGTGCCTGCTATCAGCCACCGGACGTACCGATGGACAACGAGACGACGTACAAGAGGAGCTTCATGCCCGGCTGTGCGAACGAGCGTGTCAAGATGGTGCTGCCGTACAACAATCTCTCCGTAGCTGCCGGTTCGGGTTTCGAATCGAAGACGGTGTACAAGGAGAGCTACCACAGTGCCACCTGCGGCGAGCGCCCGCCCCCGATCCGACCGACCGCCCATCTGCGGGTGCCCAACCAAAAGCTGGAGGATGACACGGTTTACAAG ACGTCATTTGCCACGCACTGCCACGCGGAACGTCCGGCGCCGATACTTCCGCGCCCGGCGCCACTCATCGGCGATGGTCCGATGCAGGAGATGACCACACAACGGCATGACTTTGTCTGCAAAGGGCAGGCAAGGCGGGATCCCATAGTGCCGCAAGGTTCGCTGGCGATGCCAACCGGGCGGGTAGAGAGTGCCACCGTGAATCGGTTAACCTACACGTCCAACAAGGAAAACATGGTTCCAACGAAATCGTGCAAACCCATCGTAACCTACAAGCGACCGGAAG AACCGATGGAGAGTGATACGACGCAGAAGCTTAGCTATATGCCGGTCTGCCCTCCACCGAAGGAGCAGTATCCTTGGGCGCAACGGGCGCGCTATCAGCCACCGAACATGCCGATGGATTCGATGACGGTACAAAAGTATAGCTACGCACCGCCCGGCCAGTACGTGGAGGAACCCTGCTCCAGCACGGCGGGTTGCTGCCAGTCGTGCAATCCAGCGGCAGTGAATTGCTGTGCCACCGTGGACACGGCGTGCAATGGTGTTAGTTACCCGCGAGCAGCAATTGTGAAGTAG
- the LOC118508532 gene encoding eukaryotic translation initiation factor 1A, X-chromosomal: protein MPKNKGKGGKNRRRGKNENESEKRELIFKEDEQEYAQVTKMLGNGRLEAMCFDGVKRLCHIRGKLRKKVWINQGDIILIGLRDYQDSKADVILKYTPDEARNLKTYGEFPESVRINETVTFVENDMDDDIEFGDDYSSSEEGDAIDNI from the exons ATGCCGAAGAACAAGGGAAAGGGAGGTAAAAACCGTCGTAGGGGTAAGAATGAGAACGAGTCCGAGAAGCGCGAACTGATCTTCAAGGAGGACGAACAGGAGTACGCACAGGTTACAAAAATGTTGGGCAACGGCCGACTGGAGGCAATGTGCTTCGACGGCGTGAAACGGCTCTGTCACATCCGTGGCAAGCTGCGAAAAAAG GTATGGATCAACCAGGGCGACATCATTCTGATAGGTCTGCGAGACTACCAGGACTCGAAGGCGGACGTCATCCTTAAATACACCCCGGACGAGGCCCGAAATCTCAAGACGTACGGCGAGTTCCCGGAATCGGTGCGCATCAACGAAACGGTGACGTTCGTCGAAAACGACATGGACGACGACATCGAGTTCGGCGACGATTACAGCTCATCGGAGGAGGGCGATGCGATCGACAACATCTGA